The DNA window CGACGGCGACGTATCTGCAGGGGATTTACGCTGAAACGGACCGGAAGCATACGTTCGACCCGGCCGCTCCTGGCGGGTTCGCCCGCTGGCAGGCCGACGCCCGGCCCGAACTGCGCCGGCTGCTGGGACTGGAAGAGATGGCCCGGCATGCGGCCGATCATCAGCCGGCCGTGAAGCTGGAAGCACCGGAAGACCGCGACGACTACACCCTGCAGGCGGGACGGATCGAAACAGAGCCGAACGTGAGCATTCCGTTCTGGCTGCTCCGGCCCCGCGGCGACGGGCCGTTTCCGCTGGCCGTGCTGCCGCATGGGCATGATCGCGACGGCCATAATACTTGCGCCGGCGTATACCGGGACGAAGCCCATCGCACGACGTCGCTCGCCCAGGATCGCGACGTGGGCGTGCAGGCGGTCCGTCGTGGCTTTCTCACGATTGCCCCGGCGACGCGCGGCCTGGCGACGGCGGCGGCCGGAACTCCGGATGTTTTCGATCGACATGGAGGCCGTGACTGCCGCAGCCATTTCATGCACTGCCTGCTGGCCGGCCGGACGGCGGTGGGAGAGCGGGTCTGGGATATGTCGCGGATTATCGACTGGGCGATTGCCTTGCCCGAGGTAGATCGCAGGAATGTGCTGATGATGGGGAATTCCGGCGGCGGCGTCGTCACGATGTATGCGGCCGCTTGTGAGGAGCGGATCCGGATCGCGGTGGCCAGCTGCTCGTTCTCGGTCCTCACCAGCAAAACGGGCCGGATCTACCACTGCGACTGCTGTGCAATCCCGGGCATCATGCGCTGGGGCGAACTTTACGACGTTTGCGGCCTGGCGGCGCCCCGGTACCTGCTGGCGGTGAACGGGCGGCACGATGGCCTGCACACGACCGAGGACATTGAGCGGTCGGCCCAACGGGTGCGTCAGATTTATCAGGCGGCTGGCGTTCCTGATCATTTCGCCCATCGCTGGGGTCCGAAAGGACATCAGTTCTATTCGGATCTCATGTGGCCGTTCGTCATGCAGGCCCTGCAGAAATGAGCCGCCGCGCACCAGCCGGCGGACTTTGGTCTCGTCACAAAAATCGGGAATTTTTTGTAAGGAAACAGCCCTTTCCCACGTCGTTTTGACAGTTCGCAATCCTGCCAGGCGAAAAAAGGTCGCCGCCTACTCGAAGGAGGAAACCATGTTCCGCAATCATCGCATTTTTCTCGCGGCTGCCCTGCTGGCGGCCGGCTTCCTTTCCACCACAAATCTGTGGCGCACGCCAGGCTGGGCCCAGGAGCCGGCGGATGCGTATGCTGAGCAGAAGAAGAAACTGACGCCCCTCCAGTACCGCGTGACGCAGCGTAGCGCGACCGAACCTGCCTTCCGGAATGCGTACTGGGACAACAAGGCCGAAGGACTGTACGTCGACATCGTTTCCGGAGAGCCGCTGTTCAGCTCGCGAGACAAGTTCAAGTCGGGGACGGGCTGGCCTTCGTTTGTGCGACCCATCGATCCCCAGAACATTGTGGAAACGCCCGAGGTGACGTTTTTTACCCGGCGGATCGAAGTGAGTTCCAGGAAAGCGGGGTCCCATCTGGGCCATGTGTTCAACGACGGCCCGCCGCCGACCGGCCTGCGGTACTGCATGAACTCGGCCGCCTTGCGGTTCATCCCGCGGGAGAAACTCAAGGAAGAAGGCTACGGCGAATTCGCAGAGCAGTTTGAAGCCGAGCAGAAGTAGCCGGCCAAGGTGAACCCACAGAACTGTTTTTCCCAGGGCGGTTCCTGAAGGGCCGCCCGATTATTTTTCCACGGAACGCCAGGCGACCGACACCACCGGCGCCGCGTTGGCGTAGGTGGTGATGGAAACGGTCGTCACCTCTTCGTTCGTTCGCACGCCGGGGGCCGCGGGCAAGATCCGCATGAAGCTCACGCTGTAGTTGCCGGGCGTTCGTTCACTGCCGGAGCGGAAGTCGTACATCGTCAACGGGGCGACGTCGGGGTACTGCTGCTTCAGCTGCTCGTTCGCCACTTTCACCCACTTCTCGACTTCGTCTGTTCCGCCCATCTGGACGATCGATCGTACCTGGTTCAGCCGGCTGCGAATGGCGCCGAACTGCTGCAGCTCGACGATAGGCTCGCCCCCGCCCAGGCCGACCGGAGTACGCCGTACGGTTTTTTGCTGCCCGTCGACATGAACCATGATCACCGTCGTTGAGCGATCAGGGATCCGTCGTCGCGGGCCGCCAGCCTCGAGTTTTTTCTCCACGGCTGTTTCATCGTAGGCAAAGAACTGATTCTCATCGACAATAAAGGCGATCAATTCCTGGAGTTCGGCCGCGGAAAGCTTGCCTTCCAGGGATTTTCTCCCCGCGTAGTTTGCCGGCAGCAGCACGGTCCCATCGGCCAGGATGCTCATCGTCGGCGTGTTCGCCGACCGCGGCAGACCGTAACCGCCCTGGAAGTCGAGCGTAATCACCGAATCCTTGGGATTCTCGGGAAGGAGATGCTTTTTCACGGCGTCAGGCTCGGCGGCGAGACCGGTTGTGGCCCAGGAAAAACAAGCGAGAGTCGCCGTTAACA is part of the Lignipirellula cremea genome and encodes:
- a CDS encoding alpha/beta hydrolase family protein encodes the protein MPPTRRTFLGLTAATVAASACGERSLTAAPQHSEATATYLQGIYAETDRKHTFDPAAPGGFARWQADARPELRRLLGLEEMARHAADHQPAVKLEAPEDRDDYTLQAGRIETEPNVSIPFWLLRPRGDGPFPLAVLPHGHDRDGHNTCAGVYRDEAHRTTSLAQDRDVGVQAVRRGFLTIAPATRGLATAAAGTPDVFDRHGGRDCRSHFMHCLLAGRTAVGERVWDMSRIIDWAIALPEVDRRNVLMMGNSGGGVVTMYAAACEERIRIAVASCSFSVLTSKTGRIYHCDCCAIPGIMRWGELYDVCGLAAPRYLLAVNGRHDGLHTTEDIERSAQRVRQIYQAAGVPDHFAHRWGPKGHQFYSDLMWPFVMQALQK
- the msrB gene encoding peptide-methionine (R)-S-oxide reductase MsrB, yielding MFRNHRIFLAAALLAAGFLSTTNLWRTPGWAQEPADAYAEQKKKLTPLQYRVTQRSATEPAFRNAYWDNKAEGLYVDIVSGEPLFSSRDKFKSGTGWPSFVRPIDPQNIVETPEVTFFTRRIEVSSRKAGSHLGHVFNDGPPPTGLRYCMNSAALRFIPREKLKEEGYGEFAEQFEAEQK